In a single window of the Papaver somniferum cultivar HN1 chromosome 8, ASM357369v1, whole genome shotgun sequence genome:
- the LOC113302974 gene encoding uncharacterized protein LOC113302974 — MAGFWAADVVGGSVQGNDEDDNNGNQFPEVVFTPDQQKYARELEQKAIVLKRSIQDLRLRIPPPNISQSLPHLHAHSLASNAALALQLNAHSTTREQIQFREITLQEENAAYEKAILSCEKKMQEKLQEADLVQMKIQEIDTSAENLKMELENMQAALEVKQSSTSSDGLKIRDEADADVEALKSAILDKLDDKRNELNSVEDMVQDLEKKWAQVQHDSLRQPSPAQREKVLDKQLHSLIEQLAAKQSQAESLVTENHVMEQQLERLNVQRRRHENGNDDLNTARNRSVRSFSARGSFSSADYIIDTQSKPTYMGAWTESQQRVMLLRSAFVLYI, encoded by the exons ATGGCTGGGTTTTGGGCAGCAGATGTAGTAGGAGGAAGTGTTCAAGGTAATGATGAAGACGATAATAATGGTAATCAATTTCCTGAAGTTGTGTTTACTCCCGATCAACAAAAATATGCTAGAGAATTAGAACAAAAGGCTATTGTACTCAAACGATCGATCCAAGATCTACGTCTTAGAATCCCTCCACCTAACATTTCTCAAAGCCTTCCACATCTTCATGCCCATTCCCTTGCTTCAAATGCTGCTCTTGCCCTCCAATTGAATGCCCATTCCACCACCCGTGAACAG ATACAATTCAGAGAAATTACGCTGCAAGAAGAAAATGCTGCATATGAAAAGGCTATATTGAGCTGTGAAAAGAAAATGCAGGAAAAGTTGCAGGAAGCAGATCTAGTTCAGATGAAAATCCAG GAAATTGACACCAGTGCGGAGAATTTGAAAATGGAGCTGGAAAACATGCAAGCTGCATTAGAGGTGAAACAATCCAGTACATCATCCGATGGTTTGAAAATAAGAGATGAAGCTGATGCAGATGTAGAAGCCTTAAAATCTGCTATATTAGACAAGCTCGACGATAAAAGAAATGAGCTG AATTCTGTGGAAGATATGGTTCAAGACTTGGAGAAGAAATGGGCACAAGTGCAGCATGACTCTTTGAGGCAGCCTTCACCAG CTCAGAGAGAGAAGGTATTAGACAAACAACTTCACAGCCTGATTGAGCAGCTGGCAGCTAAGCAA TCACAAGCCGAAAGCCTTGTTACTGAAAACCATGTTATGGAGCAACAGCTCGAGAGATTAAATGTTCAAAGGAGGAGACACGAGAATGGAAACGATGATTTAAATACAGCAAGGAATCGCTCAGTAAGAAGTTTCTCTGCAAGAGGTTCTTTCTCTTCTGCAGATTACATTATAGACACACAGTCAAAGCCTACCTACATGGGAGCATGGACTGAAAGCCAGCAGAGGGTTATGTTACTTAGGTCAGCGTTTGTGCTTTACATTTAA
- the LOC113302973 gene encoding calcium sensing receptor, chloroplastic-like has protein sequence MVAMEMAFRAAATAKPPPCPSSNLQRTPPLLKRTTNGTPHHHHSRNHIKPISLSIPTTSTAVSLFTLFTSNDANAFSFSKDQIMNSLTQVEGTIDQAEEVGSGVFDFTGRVIRVVIDGLKPTVDIALPILKSAGDQALKIASPVFSEASKKAQETFQSSGFDTEPVVSAAKTVAGAAQQTGKVIQEVKPIASSTVETLSSTDPVVILGTAGALFVTYLLLPPIWSGISYSLRGYKGKLTPAQTLDLISTKNYLMVDVRSEKDKNKSGTPRLPSSAKNKMITVPLEELPSKIKGIVRNSKKVEAEIAALKISYLKRLNKGSNIVIMDSYSDTAKIVAKSLTSLGFKNCYIMADGFSGSKGWAQSRLGTDSPNLSFAEVISPSRVIPAVSRFGTTGSRSNQKFLSGSTE, from the exons ATGGTTGCAATGGAGATGGCTTTCCGAGCTGCAGCAACGGCAAAGCCTCCTCCTTGTCCTTCTTCAAACCTACAAAGAACTCCTCCTCTTCTCAAACGAACAACTAATGGAACTCCTCATCACCACCATTCTCGTAATCATATCAAACCCATTTCACTTTCCATTCCAACTACATCAACAGCTGTTTCTCTCTTCACTCTCTTTACTTCTAATGATGCCAACGCATTCAGCTTCTCCAAAGACCAGATCATGAATTCTCTAACTCAA GTGGAAGGAACAATTGATCAAGCAGAAGAAGTGGGTTCAGGTGTTTTTGATTTCACCGGACGTGTTATTCGAGTGGTGATTGATGGGCTGAAACCAACTGTAGATATAGCTCTACCAATTCTAAAAAGTGCTGGAGATCAAGCATTGAAGATAGCCTCCCCTGTATTTTCCGAAGCATCTAAAAAGGCCCAAGAAACCTTTCAAAGCTCTGGCTTTGATACAGAACCAGTTGTTAGTGCTGCTAAG ACGGTGGCAGGAGCAGCACAACAAACGGGTAAAGTAATTCAAGAAGTAAAACCCATTGCTTCATCAACTGTTGAAACTCTCTCATCTACAGACCCAGTTGTGATTCTAGGGACTGCGGGAGCCCTCTTTGTAACATATCTTCTTCTACCGCCAATATGGTCGGGAATCTCATATAGTCTCCGTGGTTACAAAG GGAAGCTTACTCCTGCCCAAACCTTAGACCTCATATCCACGAAGAATTACCTTATGGTTGATGTTAGATCggaaaaagataagaataagtCTGGTACTCCTCGTCTTCCTTCCAGTGCTAAAAACAAGATGATCACGGTTCC TTTAGAAGAGCTCCCAAGCAAGATTAAAGGAATTGTGAGAAACTCAAAGAAAGTTGAAGCTGAAATAGCTGCTTTAAAGATATCATATCTCAAAAGACTTAACAAGGGTTCCAACATCGTTATCATGGACTC GTACTCTGACACGGCCAAGATAGTTGCAAAATCCCTGACAAGTCTTGGCTTCAAAAATTGTTATATCATGGCTGACGGATTCTCAGGGAGCAAGGGATGGGCGCAGAGTCGGTTAGGTACAGACTCACCTAATCTATCTTTTGCAGAGGTTATATCACCATCTCGAGTCATTCCTGCTGTCAGTCGCTTTGGTACAACCGGCTCACGATCAAATCAGAAGTTTCTTAGTGGAAGTACCGAGTAA
- the LOC113306018 gene encoding DNA topoisomerase 3-alpha-like, giving the protein MLAAQDLYAGGLISYHRTKENLSDEELKRIVDDQVGHPVWGDYADELSRSMTKMKRHASTQGVGPHTPIVPIKFTAGSEKNWRNEETKKLFQFINKYFLASLSKPASIKTFDAEMMFGATSFTSKGEKIITKGFLDIYNYENLAGSELPRYEQKQDCKTAPTFSVGSPIPMSPPHVTDSDLLSFMDRMGIGTPATVHTHIQGLIDNKLITRDRETMEIEPTALGVALICGYNSMEYKAWSRDLRDYMVQGMRAISSGERSKNDVLNETLDNLKVWFRRILKGQLEIVRGVRTFLRTFLSNETQLHDQDLKMYTTQLEEFKIAEREGLKKNSGVVNNFRLLDTTQMLWLRPDGHPSSYWQKKKRLASTMIVCIGVCLALLIL; this is encoded by the coding sequence ATGCTGGCCGCCCAAGATCTCTATGCAGGTGGACTTATCAGCTACCACCGTACAAAAGAAAATTTGTCAGACGAAGAGTTGAAGAGAATTGTGGATGACCAAGTAGGTCATCCTGTTTGGGGTGATTATGCGGACGAACTTTCGAGATCTATGACAAAAATGAAACGCCATGCTAGTACACAAGGGGTCGGTCCACATACTCCTATAGTTCCAATAAAATTTACTGCTGGGTCGGAGAAAAATTGGAGGAATGAAGAGACGAAGAAGCTGTTTCAATTTATAAATAAGTATTTCCTTGCGTCGCTCTCAAAACCAGCATCGATAAAAACATTTGATGCAGAAATGATGTTTGGTGCTACATCCTTTACTAGCAAAGGAGAAAAGATTATCACTAAGGGCTTCCTGGATATATATAACTACGAAAACCTTGCAGGATCCGAACTCCCCAGATATGAACAGAAACAAGATTgtaaaacagcaccaacattcTCAGTTGGATCTCCTATCCCAATGTCACCGCCTCATGTAACAGATTCAGATCTCTTGTCTTTCATGGACAGGATGGGAATTGGTACTCCTGCTACTGTGCACACGCACATTCAAGGGTTGATAGACAATAAACTTATTACTAGAGATCGTGAGACCATGGAGATCGAACCCACCGCTCTTGGGGTGGCACTAATCTGTGGCTATAATTCCATGGAATACAAAGCCTGGAGCAGGGATCTTAGAGATTACATGGTCCAAGGTATGCGTGCTATATCCTCAGGGGAAagatctaaaaatgatgttttaAATGAAACACTGGATAACCTGAAAGTTTGGTTTCGGAGGATACTAAAAGGCCAACTGGAGATAGTAAGGGGCGTTAGAACGTTCTTAAGAACATTCTTGAGTAATGAGACGCAATTGCATGATCAAGATCTCAAGATGTATACGACTCAATTGGAGGAGTTTAAGATTGCCGAGAGAGAGGGGCTGAAGAAGAATTCAGGGGTCGTCAACAATTTTAGATTGCTTGATACAACTCAAATGTTGTGGTTGAGACCAGATGGACATCCAAGTAGTTATTGGCAAAAGAAAAAGAGGTTGGCAAGTACAATGATTGTGTGCATTGGTGTTTGCCTGGCCCTATTGATACTTTGA